From a single Deinococcus apachensis DSM 19763 genomic region:
- a CDS encoding acyl-CoA dehydrogenase family protein produces the protein MEFNLPEDLRDVQATVRDFMLDVVEPRAHEIEETNRVPGELMRGAAELGLFGLSIPEEYGGVGLGALGRCAVYEAMGQGHMGFGGVISAHASIGTSGLVKLGTEEQKRRFLPRMASGECIAGFAITEPSSGSDAANIRTRAEKKGDCYVLNGTKHYISNAPIAGLLTVIAITDPSKGTRGMSAFLVEPQSTPGIKIGKVDEKMGQKGALSAEVIFEDAEIPAGNLLGPEHLGYREALGILTNGRVGIAARSTGAMQRLLDLSIAHAKTREQFGQPIAEFQAVQFMLAEMEVAIQTSRLLWQKVAWMVDGGQDVRRMASVAKYHATEMLSQVADKAVQVAGGMGYMKDSPIERYYRDQRLLRIYEGTSEIQKLIIARSLLA, from the coding sequence ATGGAATTCAACTTGCCCGAGGACCTGCGGGACGTGCAGGCGACCGTCCGCGACTTCATGCTGGACGTGGTCGAGCCCCGCGCCCACGAGATCGAGGAGACGAACCGGGTGCCGGGCGAGCTGATGCGGGGGGCCGCCGAACTCGGCCTCTTCGGCCTGAGCATCCCCGAGGAGTACGGCGGCGTCGGGCTGGGCGCCCTGGGCCGCTGCGCCGTGTACGAGGCGATGGGGCAGGGGCACATGGGCTTCGGCGGGGTGATCAGCGCCCACGCCTCCATCGGCACGAGCGGGTTGGTGAAGCTGGGGACCGAGGAGCAGAAGCGGCGGTTTCTCCCCCGCATGGCAAGCGGCGAGTGCATCGCGGGCTTCGCCATCACCGAGCCGAGCAGTGGATCGGACGCGGCGAACATCCGCACCCGGGCGGAGAAGAAGGGCGACTGCTACGTCCTGAACGGGACCAAGCACTACATCTCGAACGCGCCCATCGCGGGGCTGCTGACCGTCATCGCCATCACGGACCCGTCCAAGGGAACGCGTGGCATGAGCGCCTTCCTGGTTGAGCCACAGAGCACGCCCGGCATCAAGATCGGCAAGGTCGACGAGAAGATGGGCCAGAAGGGCGCCCTCTCCGCGGAGGTGATCTTCGAGGATGCCGAGATTCCCGCCGGGAACCTCCTCGGCCCCGAACATCTGGGCTACCGCGAGGCGCTGGGCATCCTGACGAACGGGCGGGTGGGGATCGCCGCGCGCTCGACAGGGGCGATGCAGCGTCTTCTCGACCTCTCCATCGCCCACGCCAAGACCCGCGAGCAGTTCGGGCAGCCCATCGCGGAGTTCCAGGCAGTGCAGTTCATGCTCGCCGAGATGGAGGTCGCCATCCAGACCAGCCGACTGCTGTGGCAGAAGGTCGCCTGGATGGTGGACGGGGGGCAGGACGTGCGCCGCATGGCCTCCGTGGCGAAGTACCACGCGACCGAGATGCTCTCGCAGGTGGCGGACAAGGCCGTGCAGGTCGCGGGCGGCATGGGCTACATGAAGGACTCACCCATCGAGCGCTACTACCGTGACCAGCGCCTGCTGCGGATCTACGAAGGCACCAGCGAGATCCAGAAGCTGATCATCGCACGGAGCCTGCTGGCTTAG
- a CDS encoding alpha/beta hydrolase: MPRVRFRLSAPPPVPGATLFLTGDHRAWSSDPERWTFQDGPGSSELSAEFPEGALLNVKVRARHPDGTVTEEGDAWGGRAPAHRAVVRGDTTVDLTLAGWQDEREGRDRPWRSALPRETLTLAAPWGEQAVRLWWPEGQDGELPLLILHDGQNVFDEGPTFAGESWDAAGAARTLADEGFPCRIAALPVNHERSRRYVPFPFELNGHDSGADEYADWVRETLLPHLHARFGSVPPSRVALAGSSFGGLITAYAGLRDPGTYGTLGVFSPAVWPADFAFLRWLEERSDPQARVWLDMGDHEGNSLESAAEIVVLTRDLAARLRPRVAEVHLTIGEGHWHDEPAWRARFPDFLRWWLTGLEGAKPAGSVR, encoded by the coding sequence ATGCCCCGCGTCCGCTTTCGGCTGTCCGCCCCGCCCCCTGTGCCCGGGGCCACCCTCTTCCTGACCGGCGACCACCGTGCCTGGAGCAGCGACCCGGAGAGGTGGACCTTTCAGGACGGCCCCGGCAGTTCCGAACTGAGCGCCGAGTTTCCCGAGGGCGCGCTGCTGAACGTGAAGGTCCGCGCCCGGCACCCCGACGGCACAGTCACCGAGGAGGGCGACGCCTGGGGAGGCCGTGCCCCCGCCCACCGGGCCGTCGTGCGTGGCGACACCACCGTCGACCTGACCCTCGCCGGGTGGCAGGACGAGCGGGAGGGCCGGGACCGCCCCTGGCGCAGCGCCCTACCACGCGAGACCCTCACGCTGGCGGCCCCCTGGGGCGAGCAGGCCGTGCGGCTGTGGTGGCCGGAGGGCCAGGACGGGGAGTTGCCGCTGCTGATCCTGCACGACGGCCAGAACGTGTTCGACGAGGGGCCGACCTTCGCGGGCGAAAGCTGGGACGCCGCCGGGGCCGCGCGGACACTCGCGGACGAGGGCTTCCCCTGCCGCATCGCCGCCCTGCCGGTGAACCACGAGCGCAGCCGCCGTTACGTGCCCTTTCCCTTTGAGCTGAACGGGCATGACTCCGGGGCCGACGAGTACGCCGATTGGGTGAGGGAGACGCTGCTCCCGCACCTGCACGCGCGCTTCGGGTCCGTGCCTCCCAGTCGGGTCGCCCTGGCCGGGTCGTCCTTCGGGGGCCTGATCACCGCGTACGCGGGCCTGCGCGACCCGGGCACCTACGGCACGCTGGGGGTGTTCAGCCCCGCCGTCTGGCCCGCCGACTTCGCCTTCCTGCGCTGGCTGGAGGAAAGAAGCGACCCGCAGGCCCGCGTGTGGCTCGACATGGGCGACCATGAGGGGAACAGCCTGGAGAGCGCCGCCGAGATCGTGGTGCTGACCCGCGACCTCGCCGCCCGCCTGCGCCCCAGGGTGGCTGAGGTGCATCTCACCATCGGCGAGGGCCACTGGCACGACGAGCCCGCCTGGCGTGCCCGTTTCCCCGATTTCCTGCGGTGGTGGCTGACCGGGCTGGAGGGGGCTAAGCCAGCAGGCTCCGTGCGATGA
- the lon gene encoding endopeptidase La, which yields MPTDNQPTRLPASVPVCPVRGSVIYPTMVQHIDASRAISINAIEAAMAGDKVILIVSQRDKDVDDPQGSDLYDVGTACNVLRVRKNPDGTVQMLVAAVSRARVTRYTRGDFLKADIQALPSEPGDPVELQALSRELREKFESVASNGKVSAESVQAIQGKDDPGEMADHIAFNLDFKLEDKQAILEATRVTDRVRRVLTLLDTEQEVQAVQARIRAQVKEEIDKNQREYYLREQMKVIQKELQGGDDGEDADEAEAFRAKIDALGLSPEVKKEIDREVNRLARMHPDAAEASVIRTYLTWITELPWNVRSDDRLDVPEAAKILDDDHYGLEKVKDRVLEFLAVRRLRKERAERGEIEASEVNKGPILVFTGPPGVGKTSIAQSIAKALGRKYVRIALGGARDESDIRGHRRTYIGAMPGRILQGMRTAGTKNPVILLDEVDKLGSSYQGDPSAALLEVLDPAQNQHFTDHYLGVAFDLSEVMFIATANYPEQIPAALMDRMEVIDFSSYIEQEKLEIAKRYLLPRQITANGLKPNQIAFTDAALERLISHYTREAGVRNLEREIGTVARKVARRIATGEIKRAKVTDKELDRYLGQARYVPETEGQEDKVGVSTGMFYTPVGGDILFVETSVMPGKGLVLTGQLGDVMKESARAALTYAKSNAERFHLDRERIDNSEIHIHVPAGAIPKEGPSAGGAMATSLISALSGIPVRHDVAMTGEMTLTGRYLPIGGLKEKVLGARRAGIKHIIMPKANEPDLRDIPLHLRSSMRFHPCETVDEVLDVALVGGLKALETPREASGVTPPPPKARKTSRRSPGASA from the coding sequence ATGCCCACCGACAACCAACCCACCCGCCTGCCCGCCAGCGTGCCTGTATGCCCGGTGCGCGGCAGCGTGATTTACCCGACGATGGTGCAGCATATCGACGCCAGCCGCGCCATCTCGATCAATGCCATTGAGGCCGCGATGGCCGGGGACAAGGTCATCCTGATCGTGTCCCAGCGCGACAAGGATGTGGACGACCCCCAGGGCAGCGACCTGTATGACGTCGGCACCGCCTGCAACGTGTTGCGCGTCCGCAAGAACCCCGACGGCACCGTGCAGATGCTGGTCGCCGCCGTGTCGCGCGCCCGCGTGACCCGCTACACCCGGGGCGACTTCCTCAAGGCCGACATCCAGGCGCTGCCCTCCGAGCCGGGCGACCCGGTGGAACTCCAGGCCCTGAGCCGCGAGTTGCGCGAGAAGTTCGAGAGCGTAGCGTCGAACGGCAAGGTCAGCGCCGAGAGTGTCCAGGCCATCCAGGGCAAGGATGACCCCGGCGAGATGGCCGACCACATCGCCTTCAACCTCGACTTCAAGCTGGAGGACAAGCAGGCTATCCTGGAGGCCACCCGCGTGACCGACCGGGTGCGCCGGGTGCTGACCCTGCTGGACACCGAGCAGGAAGTCCAGGCGGTGCAGGCCCGCATCCGCGCGCAGGTCAAGGAAGAGATCGACAAGAACCAGCGCGAGTACTACCTGCGCGAGCAGATGAAGGTCATCCAGAAGGAGCTTCAGGGCGGCGACGACGGCGAGGACGCCGACGAGGCCGAGGCCTTCCGCGCCAAGATCGACGCGCTGGGTCTATCCCCTGAGGTCAAGAAGGAGATCGACCGCGAGGTCAACCGCCTGGCCCGGATGCACCCCGACGCCGCCGAGGCCTCGGTCATCCGCACCTACCTGACCTGGATCACCGAGCTGCCCTGGAACGTCCGCAGCGACGACCGCCTGGACGTACCCGAGGCCGCCAAGATCCTCGACGACGATCACTACGGCCTGGAGAAGGTCAAGGACCGCGTGCTGGAGTTCCTGGCTGTGCGCCGCCTGCGCAAGGAGCGGGCCGAGCGCGGCGAGATCGAGGCCTCCGAGGTCAACAAGGGGCCGATTCTGGTCTTCACCGGCCCTCCCGGCGTGGGCAAGACGAGCATCGCGCAGAGCATCGCCAAGGCGCTGGGCCGCAAGTACGTCCGCATTGCGCTGGGCGGCGCCCGTGACGAGAGCGACATCCGTGGCCACCGCCGCACCTACATCGGCGCGATGCCCGGCCGGATCCTCCAGGGCATGCGGACGGCGGGCACCAAGAACCCGGTGATCCTGCTCGACGAGGTCGACAAGCTGGGCTCCAGCTACCAGGGTGACCCCTCGGCCGCGCTGCTGGAGGTCCTCGACCCCGCGCAGAACCAGCACTTCACCGACCACTACCTCGGCGTGGCGTTCGACCTCAGCGAGGTCATGTTCATCGCCACCGCGAACTACCCCGAGCAGATTCCGGCGGCCCTGATGGACCGCATGGAGGTCATCGACTTCTCCAGCTACATCGAGCAGGAGAAGCTGGAGATCGCCAAGCGTTACCTGCTGCCCCGCCAGATCACCGCGAACGGCCTCAAGCCCAACCAGATCGCCTTCACCGACGCGGCGCTGGAGCGGCTGATCAGCCACTACACCCGCGAGGCGGGCGTGCGCAACCTGGAGCGCGAGATCGGCACGGTGGCCCGCAAGGTCGCCCGCCGCATCGCGACCGGGGAGATCAAGCGTGCCAAGGTGACCGACAAGGAGCTTGACCGTTACCTCGGCCAGGCCCGCTACGTGCCCGAGACCGAGGGGCAGGAGGACAAGGTCGGCGTGTCCACCGGCATGTTCTACACACCCGTCGGCGGTGACATCCTGTTCGTGGAGACCTCGGTGATGCCCGGCAAGGGCCTGGTCCTGACCGGCCAGCTCGGCGACGTGATGAAGGAGTCGGCCCGCGCCGCCCTGACGTACGCCAAGAGCAACGCCGAACGCTTCCACCTCGACCGCGAGCGGATCGACAACTCCGAAATTCACATCCACGTGCCCGCCGGGGCGATCCCCAAGGAAGGCCCCTCCGCGGGCGGCGCGATGGCCACCAGCCTGATCTCGGCCCTGAGCGGCATTCCTGTCCGGCACGACGTGGCGATGACGGGCGAGATGACGCTGACCGGGCGCTACCTGCCCATCGGCGGCCTGAAGGAGAAGGTGCTGGGCGCCCGGCGCGCGGGCATCAAGCACATCATCATGCCCAAGGCGAACGAGCCCGACCTGCGCGACATCCCGCTTCACTTGCGCTCCTCCATGCGCTTCCACCCCTGCGAGACGGTGGACGAGGTGCTGGACGTGGCCCTGGTCGGCGGCCTGAAGGCGCTGGAGACCCCGCGTGAGGCCAGCGGGGTGACCCCCCCACCCCCCAAGGCACGCAAGACGAGCCGCCGCAGCCCCGGCGCGAGCGCGTAG
- a CDS encoding YqgE/AlgH family protein, which produces MTAPLTFLVASPHLRGSFFERAVILLLEHDETGALGLLVTAPLAQSVAELLPDLTGGETGSVWAGGPVEPGVGWCLYRTPLNLEGEMRLAPGLLVTSSLDVLHAVAASGQEFMLMLGYTGWAPTQLADEAREGTWLWVEQDTPELIWDVPVPGRWQAALDRLGVNPGTIMPGGAQA; this is translated from the coding sequence ATGACCGCGCCCCTGACGTTCCTGGTCGCCAGCCCCCACCTGCGCGGCAGCTTCTTCGAGCGTGCCGTGATCCTGCTGCTGGAACACGACGAGACGGGCGCTCTGGGCCTGCTCGTGACGGCGCCGCTGGCTCAGAGCGTCGCCGAACTGCTGCCCGATCTAACCGGGGGTGAGACAGGCAGCGTGTGGGCGGGCGGCCCGGTAGAACCCGGCGTGGGCTGGTGCCTCTACCGCACGCCGCTGAACCTGGAGGGCGAGATGCGCCTAGCCCCGGGCCTGTTGGTGACAAGCAGCCTGGACGTGCTCCACGCTGTCGCGGCCTCCGGCCAGGAGTTCATGCTGATGCTGGGCTATACCGGCTGGGCCCCCACCCAGCTTGCCGACGAGGCCCGCGAGGGCACCTGGCTGTGGGTAGAGCAGGACACGCCCGAGCTGATCTGGGACGTGCCGGTGCCGGGGCGCTGGCAGGCCGCCCTCGACCGTCTGGGTGTGAATCCGGGGACGATCATGCCGGGAGGCGCCCAGGCCTGA
- a CDS encoding tyrosine-protein phosphatase, with protein sequence MIGLEARRLPWDACHNARDLGGLPTFDGRVVRSFALMRSDNHDRLTSAGQAAVRAREVSLILDLRNAWESRRFPSRFLGDSVYLNLPVLDDADEESYARVNAAPHLGAVYRTTVDGFARQLGEIIAVIADAPAGGVVLHCHAGNDRTGIVVALALAVAGVAPGVIAEDYALSDTCLAPHYAAELAGLNEVRRERVPRWEHSRPEVMLDLLDHLQQVYGGVNAYLRGAGVRQDQLQALRDRPRERP encoded by the coding sequence GTGATCGGCCTGGAGGCGCGTCGACTCCCGTGGGACGCCTGCCACAATGCGCGGGACCTCGGCGGCCTCCCCACCTTCGACGGCCGGGTGGTCCGCTCGTTCGCGTTGATGCGCTCCGACAACCACGACCGCCTCACCTCGGCAGGCCAGGCGGCCGTGCGGGCGCGAGAGGTCAGCTTGATCCTCGACCTGCGCAACGCCTGGGAGTCGCGCAGGTTTCCCAGTCGGTTCCTGGGGGACTCCGTCTATTTGAACCTGCCCGTGCTGGATGATGCGGACGAGGAGAGTTACGCGCGCGTGAATGCCGCACCTCACCTGGGAGCGGTCTACCGCACGACCGTCGACGGCTTCGCCCGGCAGCTGGGCGAGATCATCGCCGTGATAGCGGACGCTCCGGCTGGCGGGGTCGTCTTGCATTGCCACGCGGGCAATGACCGGACAGGCATCGTTGTGGCGCTGGCGCTCGCCGTGGCGGGCGTGGCGCCTGGGGTGATCGCCGAGGACTACGCGCTGTCGGACACCTGCCTCGCGCCGCATTACGCGGCGGAACTCGCGGGGCTGAACGAGGTGCGGCGGGAGCGGGTGCCGCGCTGGGAGCACAGCCGCCCGGAGGTCATGCTGGACCTGCTCGATCACCTCCAGCAGGTGTACGGCGGCGTCAACGCGTACCTGCGGGGCGCGGGCGTGAGGCAGGATCAGTTGCAGGCGTTGCGCGACCGGCCCCGCGAACGCCCGTGA
- a CDS encoding recombinase family protein, producing MGYARVSTDDQTTASQLGALKQAGVLKIYQETASGGRWDRPELHRMLDFLREGDTVVVWKIDRLSRSLADLVRIMKLIDQRGAALKSLTEPIGTTTAVGKAMMQMVGVSAELERSNLRERTHAGLKAAREKGVRFGRPSKLNAAQQQDIVRRVGAGDLTAADAARLIRRRRPAS from the coding sequence ATCGGCTACGCTCGCGTGTCGACCGACGACCAGACCACCGCCTCCCAGCTCGGCGCCCTGAAGCAAGCGGGGGTCCTCAAGATTTACCAGGAGACCGCCAGCGGTGGCCGCTGGGACCGCCCCGAACTACACAGGATGCTCGACTTCCTGCGCGAAGGCGACACCGTCGTCGTGTGGAAGATCGACCGCCTGAGCCGCTCGCTCGCCGACCTCGTCCGCATCATGAAGTTGATCGACCAGCGCGGCGCCGCGCTCAAGTCCCTCACCGAGCCGATCGGCACGACTACCGCCGTGGGCAAGGCGATGATGCAGATGGTCGGCGTGTCCGCGGAGTTGGAAAGGTCGAATCTCCGCGAACGTACGCATGCCGGTTTGAAGGCCGCGCGGGAGAAGGGGGTTCGCTTCGGGCGGCCCAGCAAGCTCAACGCGGCGCAGCAGCAGGACATCGTGCGACGCGTCGGCGCGGGCGACCTCACCGCTGCCGACGCCGCCCGGTTGATCCGGCGACGGCGGCCCGCGTCTTGA